The segment TCTGATTTGGGTTTTCCATGTCCCATGACGATAGTGTATCACAAAAATCCTCTTTTGGCGACCTCTATCCTCCCCCGGCCTGCAAAATTGCGGTGCCCTCTGTGGGGCAGCTTCTCTGCCTTCCGTCTGCTTCCCGTCCGGGCAAAAACAGACAAAAAAAGAGGGAAACAGCTGACCTGCTCCCTCCGTGTCCATCTATATCTTGCCTTTCCACAGCAGCCGGACATACAGCTTCCTACTGTGCAGACAGGTATCTCTCGATATTTTCGATCGCCAGCTCCTCATCGCTTCCGTCTGCTGTGACAGACACCTTTTCGCCTACCGGAAGTACAAGGGACATCATTCCCATAATGCTCTTGGCATTTACCTTTTTATTTGCGTATTCCATATAAATACGGCTTTCATACTGACTCGCCACCTGTACCAGCATGGCAACCGGGCGCGCCTCCAGACCTGATGCCAGTTCGATAGTGATTTCCTTACTTCTCATAACTTTCCTCCTCATTCTTTTAAGGAACAATTCCCTACTGCTGTTCTCTCTGCCCCCGCAGGTTCTCAGCAATGGCGCTGACCTTTCTCAGCCGGTGGTTGACTCCTGATTTTCCCACTGGCGGACTGAGGGCTTCTCCAAGTTCCTTCAAAGTTGCATCTGGCCGTTCCAATCTCGCCTGGGCGATCTCAGCTAGTGATTCAGGCAGATAGTCCAGTCCGACTGTGTCCCTGATATACTCAATATCTTCCAGCTGCTTGACGGCAGCGGACACTGTCTTATTAATATTGGCAGTTTCACAGTTGACCTGGCGGTTCACACTGTTTCTCATCTCCTTGAGAATTCTGATGTTCTCAAGCTCCATCAGAGCTACAGGAGCCTCCATGACACTGAGGATCTCCACGATCTGACTGCCCTCTTTAATATATACCACATAATACTTCTTCCTGACAACTATTTTTGCCTCAACGGAAAAAGTCGCTATGATCTCTTTCAGCTGCTCCGCCTTCTCCATGGACGCGCAGACAATCTCAAAATGATAAAATTTTTCCGGATCACTGATAGATCCAGCGGCTAGAAAGGCCCCCCGGATAAAGGCTCTACGACAGCAGGAATTCTGGATGATCAGGTTTTTGACAACAGACATGTTCTCATACACGTCCCCGTCCTCGCAGAGAAGCCGGGCCGCCTGCAGCACTCTCACCGCATCCTCATTTTTCCTGACTGCCACTGTATACGTTCTGTTTTTTTTCAAAAATGCATTCCTGCGGATTGCCACATCCGCTCTAATATTAAATGCTTTTTTCAGTAAAGTAAAGTATTTTCTTGCAACAGCCACATTTTCCGTATGGATCCGTATGGTGTAGCTGTTGTCCTCCGTAATATGAACCTTCCCGCACAGGCTCAGAATAGCCGCTGTCTCCGCTATCTGGCAGTGTCTGGCAGGGCTCACCTGCCTAGACAGCTCCTCTTTCACATGTGAAGAAAAAGACAAATCTAACCCTCCTGCTTTCTCCTGCTGTCCTTCTCAATATCTCTGTGCTCAATTTTAAGACCTATATCCTCCTCAGAGGAAAGCCTCTCATAGAGCTGATTGGCGATGGTGACAGAGCGGTGCTTTCCTCCGGTACATCCCACCGCGATGACAAGCTGGTTCTTTCCCTCCTCCACATAGTGGGGAAGGAGAAAGACAACCATATCGTAGAGCTTTTTCAGGAATTCCTCTGCAAGCCCTCCGCCCATGACAAACTCCTGTACCTTCGCCTCATTGCCCGTGTGATTTTTCAGCTCATCCACATAGTAGGGGTTGGGCAGAAAGCGCACATCAAACACCAGATCCGCAT is part of the Clostridium sp. M62/1 genome and harbors:
- a CDS encoding HPr family phosphocarrier protein, producing the protein MRSKEITIELASGLEARPVAMLVQVASQYESRIYMEYANKKVNAKSIMGMMSLVLPVGEKVSVTADGSDEELAIENIERYLSAQ
- the whiA gene encoding DNA-binding protein WhiA translates to MSFSSHVKEELSRQVSPARHCQIAETAAILSLCGKVHITEDNSYTIRIHTENVAVARKYFTLLKKAFNIRADVAIRRNAFLKKNRTYTVAVRKNEDAVRVLQAARLLCEDGDVYENMSVVKNLIIQNSCCRRAFIRGAFLAAGSISDPEKFYHFEIVCASMEKAEQLKEIIATFSVEAKIVVRKKYYVVYIKEGSQIVEILSVMEAPVALMELENIRILKEMRNSVNRQVNCETANINKTVSAAVKQLEDIEYIRDTVGLDYLPESLAEIAQARLERPDATLKELGEALSPPVGKSGVNHRLRKVSAIAENLRGQREQQ